In one window of Rhinopithecus roxellana isolate Shanxi Qingling chromosome 15, ASM756505v1, whole genome shotgun sequence DNA:
- the FJX1 gene encoding four-jointed box protein 1: MGRRMRGAAATAGLWLLALGSLLVLWGGLLPPRAELPASRPPEDRLPRRPARSGGPAPAPRFPLPPPLAWDSRGGSLKTFRALLTLAAGADGPPRQSPGERRWHVPAGQPRPEESAAVYGGVFWSRGLEEQVPRGFSEAQAAAWLEAARGARVVALERGGCGRSSNRLARFADGTRACVRYGINPEQIQGEALSYYLARLLGLQRHVPPLALARVEARGAQWAQVQEELRAAHWTEGSVVSLTRWLPNLTDVVVPAPWRSEDGRLRPLRDAGGELANLSQAELVDLVQWTDLILFDYLTANFDRLVSNLFSLQWDPRVMQRATSNLHRGPGGALVFLDNEAGLVHGYRVAGMWDKYNEPLLQSVCVFRERTARRVLELHRGQDAAARLLRLYRRHEPRFPELAALADPHAQLLQRRLDFLAKHILHCKAKYGHRSGT, encoded by the coding sequence ATGGGCAGGAGGATGCGGGGCGCCGCCGCCACCGCGGGGCTCTGGCTGCTGGCGCTGGGCTCGCTGCTGGTGCTGTGGGGAGGGCTCCTGCCGCCGAGGGCCGAGCTGCCCGCCTCCCGGCCGCCCGAAGACCGACTCCCACGGCGCCCGGCCCGAAGCGGCGGCCCCGCGCCCGCGCCTCGCTTCCCTCTGCCCCCGCCCCTGGCGTGGGACTCCCGCGGCGGCTCCCTGAAAACTTTCCGGGCGCTGCTCACCCTGGCGGCCGGCGCGGACGGCCCGCCCCGGCAGTCTCCGGGCGAGCGCAGGTGGCACGTGCCAGCCGGGCAGCCCCGGCCGGAGGAGAGCGCCGCGGTGTACGGGGGCGTCTTCTGGAGCCGCGGCCTGGAGGAGCAGGTGCCCCGGGGCTTTTCGGAGGCCCAGGCGGCGGCGTGGCTGGAGGCGGCTCGCGGCGCCCGGGTGGTGGCCCTGGAGCGCGGGGGTTGCGGGCGCAGCTCCAACCGACTTGCCCGCTTTGCCGACGGCACCCGCGCCTGCGTGCGCTACGGCATCAACCCGGAGCAGATTCAGGGCGAGGCCCTGTCCTACTACCTGGCGCGCCTGCTGGGCCTCCAGCGCCACGTGCCGCCGCTGGCACTGGCCCGGGTGGAGGCTCGGGGCGCGCAGTGGGCGCAGGTGCAGGAGGAGCTGCGCGCTGCGCACTGGACCGAGGGCAGCGTGGTGAGCCTGACGCGCTGGCTGCCCAACCTCACGGACGTGGTAGTGCCCGCGCCCTGGCGGTCGGAGGACGGCCGTCTGCGCCCCCTCCGGGACGCCGGGGGTGAGCTGGCCAACCTCAGCCAGGCGGAGCTCGTGGACCTAGTACAATGGACCGACTTAATCCTCTTTGACTACCTGACAGCCAACTTCGACCGGCTCGTAAGCAACCTCTTCAGCCTGCAGTGGGACCCGCGCGTCATGCAGCGCGCCACCAGCAACCTGCACCGCGGTCCCGGCGGGGCGCTGGTCTTTCTGGACAACGAGGCGGGCTTGGTGCACGGCTACCGGGTGGCAGGCATGTGGGACAAGTATAACGAGCCGCTGTTGCAGTCAGTGTGCGTGTTCCGCGAGCGGACCGCGCGGCGCGTCCTGGAGCTGCACCGCGGACAGGACGCCGCGGCCCGGCTGCTGCGCCTCTACCGGCGCCACGAGCCTCGCTTCCCCGAGCTGGCCGCGCTCGCCGACCCCCACGCTCAGCTGCTACAGCGCCGCCTCGACTTCCTCGCCAAGCACATTTTGCACTGTAAGGCCAAGTACGGCCACCGGTCTGGGACTTAG